The genome window aagggtcagagaattaatctagtactgaaagcataagctacagctagcactgcagtgcataaagtgTGGTGAGTagttcaaatcaaactgtatttgtcacatgcgctgaatataacaagtgtagacttcaccgtgaaatgcttacttagaatcccttaaccaacagtgctgttcaagaagagttaaaatatttaccaagtagacaaaaataaaaagtaataataaaaagtaacacaataagaataacaatcatgagtctatatacaggggcaccggtaccgagtcagtgtgtgggggtacaggttagttgaggtaattaggtggtggtgaagtgactatgcatagataataaaccacgagtagtagcagtgtacaaaagggggtggtggtgtgtgtcaaTGTAAATTATCCGGTTGCGATtatattaattgttcagcagtcttatggcttggaggtagaagctgttgaggagccttttggtccgaaACTTGTCGCTCCGGTACCGCTAGCTGTGCAGAAGCAGAGAAAACTGTCtttaacttgggtgactggagtctctgacaattttatgggctttcctctgacaccacctattaaacaggtcctggatggcaggaagcttggccccagtgatgtactgggccgttcgcactaccctctgtagcgccttatggtcagatgccgagcagttgccataccaggcggtgatgcaatcggtcaggatgctctcgatggtgcagctgtagaacattttgagggtctggggacccatgccaaatcttttcagtctcctgaggggggaaatgttttgtcgtgccctcttcatgactgtcttggtatgtttggaccatgatagttcgttggtgatgtggagaccaaggaacttgaaacactcgacctgctccattacagccccgtcaatattaatgggggcctgttcggctcgccatttcctatagtccacgatcagctcctttgtcttgctaacagtgagggagaggttgttgtcttggcaccacactgccagttctctgacctcctccctataggctgtcttgtcagtgatcaggcctaccactgttgggtcatcagcaaacttaatgatggtgtcagagtcatgtttggccacgcagtcgtgggtgaacagggaatacaggaggggactaagtacacacccctgaggggccccagtgttaactttttatggctgcaggggcagtattgagtagctctgatttaaggtgcccatttcaaacggcctcgtactcaattcttgctcgtacaatatgcatattattattactattggatagaaaacactctctagtttctaaaaccgtttgaattatatctgtgagtcaaacagaactcatttggcacaaacctcctgaccaggaagtggaaagtctgaaatcgatgctctgttctacttcctgcctatacatgggcatgatacgtaagagtatacgtgcacttcacagaccttcccctggatgtcaagaggctgtgagagaagaaatttagtgtttatcttggtctgaattggaatacaagctctttgtatgacgtgtccctcatttccggtactcttgggAGGTGGACagggggattgccttctgtttagctgccgttatggacgactactatctccggctctgattttatttgatacatgtgaccatatcatcgtaaagtatgttttttcaatatagtttaatcagattattgaaattttttcgggagtttcgccgtgttccgttctctgactttgttgacgatggagagatccgtgccacttggctagtgcgcgtgctaaatgaagagggaaagttgccgttctaaatccaaacaacgactgttctggacaaaggacaccttgtccaacattctgatggaagatcagcaaaagtaagaaacattttatgatgctatttcatatatctgtcgtagtcgtcggcgcccaagtgtttctggctattgtgctaagctaatataacgctacattgttttgttttcgctgtaaaacacttaataaatcggaaatattggctggaatcacaagatgcctgtctttcatttgctgtacactatgtatttttcagaaatgttttatgatgagtaattaggtatttgacgttggtgtctgtaagttttatggctgctttcggtgcaatttctgaatgtagctgcaatgtaaactatgatttatacctgaaatatgcacatttttctaacaaaacatatgctatacaataaatatgttatcagactgtcatctgatgaagttgtttcttggttagtggctatttatatctttatttggtcgaatttgtgatagctactgatggagtaaaaaactgttggagtaaaaaaagtggtgtcttttgctaacgtggttagctaatagatttacatattgtgtcttccctgtaaaacatttaaaaaatcggacatgttggctggattcacaagatgtgtacctttcatatgctgtattggacttgttaatgtgtgaaagttaaatattaaaaaatatatatattttgaatttcgcgccctgcacttgagctggctgttgtcataagtgtaccgacgtcgggcttgcagccataagaagttaaggatcagtgtggcagacgtgttgttgcctactcttaccacctgggggcggcccgtcaggaagtccagtatccagttgcagagggaggtgtttagtcccagagtccttagcttagtgatgagcttcatgggactatggtgttgaacgctgagatgtagtcaatgaacagcattctcacatgggtgttccttttgtccaggtgagaaaaggcagtgtggagtgcgattgagaatgcgtcatctgtggatctgttggggcggtatgcgaattggagtgggtctagggtgtcggtGTCCGGggggatgctgttgatgtgagccatgaccagcctttcaaagcactccatggctactgacgtgagtgccacagggcggtaatcatttagtcaggttaccttcgcttccttgggcacagggacaatggtggtctgcttgaaacatgtaggtattacagacttggtcagggagaggttgaaaatgccaGTGAAAATACTtgagttggtccgcgcatgctttgagtacacgtcctagtaatccgtctggcccagcggctttgtggaatgttgacctgtttctaGGTTTTGTTCACTTTGGCAACCTTTATCGCATTATTAcaaagtcatccagaacagctggtgctctcatgcatgcttcagtgttgcttgcctcaaagcgagcataaaaggcatttagttcgtctggtaggcttgcgttaCTGGGCCGCTtgtgtctgggtttccctttgtagtccgtaatagttttcaagccttaacacatccgacgagcgtcagagccggtgtagtaggattcagtcttaatcctgtattgacgctttgcttgtttgatagtTCGTCTGaggacatagcgggatttcttataagcgtctggattagtctcccgctccttgaaagcggcagctctagcctttagctcgatgcggatgttgcctgtaatccatggcttctggttgggatatgtacgtactgtCACTCTGGGGACTACgttgttgatgcacttattgatgaagccgatgactaaggtggtatactcctcaatgccattggatgaatcccggaacatattccagtctgtgctagcaaaacagtcctgtagtgtagggTCCGcgtcatcggaccacttccgtattgagcgagtcactggtacttcctgctttagtgtttgcttgtaagcaggaatcaggaggatagaatcatGGTCAGATCTGCCaaatggaggggggagagatttGTTTGCATCTGTGTGTggggtaaaggtggtctaggatttttttctctggttgcacatgtgacatgctggtaaaaatttggtaaaactgattttcAGTTTGCCTGCGTTAatgtccctggccactaggagcgccacttctgggtgACTCTAGAGagacagttttgaacaaataaatttcttcaaaaatgaaggagaagcaaaagAGAACGCTAGCTATATTTCATAGTGTTTTTCTTTTCACTTAGTCAATcctgctagctagtttagcctactcaaacagaggggtgctattttagctagctagctatggctatccaacactggaactcttccaagtcaaggtaagcttttggtaatttattgccactgaggcccgccagtgtaactgcttactgtactgcatgattgtttCTTAAATATTTTTTCCTTTGACACATACCAAAAAacaggtgtgatcattctacagggGTCCCTGCTGCGTACGCTGAAACCGGTGGgattagaacgcttatttagaGCGTCCAGTTTCAATTGACGCAAGTCagcgtttgagctggccacactgttttttaacagaaacattttgcacaaacacagtccctacaaagttatgtcctgaatgtgaccagtttctttttggatgcaatgttcataCATCCACAGAAGTAGagacagcataacacaatcatgcaaactggaaaatgtaggctacataagaattttacacacatcataggtGGCCATTACAATCTTTGCAATAATCGGAATGCATTATTTGTCACAGTACTTGAAGACATGTGAAtaatacagtaaatacattatcATAAATATATACCTAcatacagtagaaacgacatgaTATacagataattagcaggcagcgtgggttaactgtcctgttgcgtaacaatcacattttgtaacagtgagtgcattctgacatcacgtgcataaaacaactcacgctggggtgaccgttagagatatttggaactcacgcatgaaaAGGTTGATTTTGATTTGTCAGTGGGTGCttcaccctcagcacccctacttcctgtgGCTATGCCTAGAAGGTTAGGGGGGGATTAGATATTGCTTGGGCATGCATCTTCTTGTGTGGGTTTTGGGGGCAATGGGAGGAGAGCAAAAAATATTTCCATCGTAAAAAATCTCCTATTCTATTCTACAGGGTCACCAGGTGCAGGTCCAGTCCCAGGGGGGCAATGTCACTGGGGTGGGAACCATCCATGGCAATGTGGACATCAGCACCTCTGGACACAGTGTACAGTAGCTGCTGTTATACTCTGAGACCTACCCTACCCAATTCTGTTTATTTTATAAAAGTATATTTGTGCTGAATGGTATGTGTATTACAGTTAATGGTAGATATAAGCTCTTTTTGTGCTCTGTCTGTAGGCGGTGAATATGAAGAAGATCCAGGGTACTACTATGAACGTGTCGACAGAACATGGCCCTCTGAAGGTGAAAGCCATCTACGCTGAGTCCACCACCATATCGTCCTCTTCAGGGAGGATACAGCTGGGACACATACATGGTGAGGAGGGGCGTGCTGTGCATATATTGGATAGTACATTTAGCATTGCATAGTAACATGGCCTTCATGAGACTTGAAACATTGTCACCCCAGAGCTTTGGCTTTTATGAGTCAATGGTATTGACAGTGGTTTGTGGAATACTTTGTTATTGTGTGATCGGTTTGAattcacacatacagttgaagtcggaagtttccatacaccttagccaaatacatttaaatttaccacaggtggactccaagttgtagaaacatctcaaggatgatcaatagaaacaggatgcacctgctctcaatttggagtctcatagcaaagggtctaaatacttatgtaagtaaggcATTTctctgtatttaaaaaaataataataataatttgcaaacatttctaaagacctgttttcactgtcattatggggtgttttgTGTAGATTTGAGGGAGAAAatgaatgtaatacattttagaataaagctgtaacgtaacaatatttggaaaaagtaaaatggtctggatactttccgaatgcactgtatatgttggccaaaatataatactgtatacctagtcatacacagttgaagtcagaagtttacatacaccttagccaaatactttaaaactcagtttcacaattcctgaaatgtaatccttgtaaaaattccatgCCTTAGGTCacattttaagattgtgaaatgtcagaataatagtagagaggatttatttccgcttttatttctttcatcacattcccagtgggtcagaagtttacatacactcaattagtatttggtagcgttgcctttaaattgtttaacttgagtcaaacgttttgggtagccttccacaagcttcccacaataagttgggtgaattttatccccttcctcttgacagagctggtgtaactgagtcaggtttgtaggcttccttgctcgcacacacttttttagttctgcccacaaattttctatgggattgaggtcagggctttgtgatggccactccaataccttgactttgttgtccttaagccattttgccacaactttggaagtatgctttgggtcattgtccatttggaaaaccaatttgctaccaagctttaacttcctgactgatgtcttgaggtgttgcttcaatatatccacatcattttcctgcctcatgatgccatctattttgtgaagtgcaccaggccctcctgcagcaaagcaccaccacaacatgatgatgtcacccccatgcttcacggtttggatggtgttctttggcttgcaagcatcaccctttttccttcaaacataacgatagtcattatggccaaacagttctatttgttgtttcatcagaccagaggacatttctccaaaaagtacgatctttgtccccatgtgcagttgcaaaccgtagtctggctttttttatggaggttttggagcagtggctttatccttgctaagcggcctttcaggttatgtcgatataggactcgttttactgtggatacagatacttttgtacctgtttcctccagcatctttacaaggtcctttgctgttgttctgggattgatttgcacttttcgcaacaaagtatgttcatctctaggagacagaacgcgtctccttcctgagcggtatgacggctgcgtggtcccatggtgtttatacttgcatactattgtttgtacagatgaacgtggtaccttcaggcgtttggaaattgctcccaagaatgaaacagacttgtggaggtctaccttttttttttctgaggtccttggctgatatctttgatgttcccatgatgtcaagcaaagaggcactgagtttgaagggaggctttgaaatacatccacaggtataactccaattgactcaaattatgtcaattatgtcaattagcctatcagaagcttctaaagccatgatattattttctggaatattccaagctgtttaaatgcacagtcaacttagtatatgtgaacttctgacccactggaattgtgacattgaatcataagtgaaataatctgcctgtaaacaatttttggacaaaattacttgtcatgcacaaagtagatgtcctaaacaacttgccaaaactatagtttgttaacaagacatttgtggagtggttgaaaatcatgttttaatgactccaacataagtgtatgttaacttctgacttcaactgtattttttatttattttatttaaccaggtaggctagttgagaacaagttctcatttacaactgcgacctggccaagaataaagcaaagcagttcaacacatacaacagagttacacatggaataaacaaacatacagtcaacaatacagtagaaaaagtctacatacagtgtgtgcaaatgaggtaggataagggaggtaaggcaataaataggccatggtggcgaagtaattacaatataccaatttaacactggagtgattcatgtgcagaagatgaatgtgcaagtagagatactggggtgcaaaggagcaagatgagtaaataaatacagtatggggatgaggtagttggatgggctatgtacaggtgcagtaatctgtgagtaTACTGTATACTGCCAAATACTGGCCAGCACTTTTAGTTAGGGCCCTGAATTTTTATTGAACATGTGACATGACATGCAAAAACCCTGGGCCCTATTTATCAGCTATATCTAAGGtacagagtttttcctggtcaggacTGTTTTGGTTTAGTGACTACCATTATTCTGACTAGATTTAAATGCTTTCCCTAACTTGGTGTAAACAAGATGATTAAGTTTGATTGAGTCACTGCTTAGATAAATCAAGGTTAGGtagagtgaaagaagaggaaccTCTGGCAAAGAAAACAACCAGGAAGAGCAATTAACAGAGAGAAAGTGAGGCGAAGAGGATGAGTCAGCCATAATTAATGGAGATTTCCTCTGAGATAGACAGCCTCTCTGTTCTCCTAGAGGACATGGAAACCATTAGCCTGTGAGCTCTCTGGGTACATCAGCATCTCACATTAGTTTCTTTGTCATACAGGTGATGCCACAGTGCGGAATGAGACTGGAGATATAATTGTAGGTAAGTGGGCCAATACTCTGTGCTACATTTGAAAACCGATTGTGTCAAATTTTGTTTGAGGCTATTTTAACCTGATTTCAAGCGTAATATTTTTTTCCTTTGACACGTTTTGCCAGATGGTTCTAATAATGGCTACCTGAAGGTGTTGTCAAACAGTGGAAACATTGATGCATATGTAGGAGACAGTGGCAGTGCAAAAGTCCACTCTCAGCAAGGTAAACATAATAACATTCTGGGTGGATGTACTGGGTATAGAATGCTCAATAGGATGAGCCATATCTGGTCATCCCTCTgaattgactctctctctccaatgttACACCTCTGACCCAGTCTTTTCCTGTCACTGTCTTCCCATCACTCTTTTCTCCCTTTTGCTTtctatcccccccctctctcaggtGCGGTGTCTGTGCGTGTCCACCCCTCTATAAGAGCAGGAGTGCAGCTGTGTGGAACGTCAGTAGAGATCAGCCCAGAGATAGTCCTTCAGCAAGCAGAGCGAGATTCCAAAGATAGCATGACTACTGTCACTGGTCAGTCATCCCTATAAATGCTACTGGGACTGAACTCACCAATGAGTTACACTTACTCCTACTATGTTTACTCACCCAGTGAGTACAGTACAcagctgctactgttactactaaacCCACCCAATTCCATTTATTCTGCTCTCCCTGTAGGCCATATGAATGGGCAACCCCAGGGTGACCAGTGGATCAGGGCCCAGGCAGACAGAGGCTCCATCACCCTGAAGGCACAGAACTGGTTTGAGTCTCTGAAGCTGGGCAGCTGAGGCTTCACTCCTACGCTCCATTCCAACACTTCCAAAAATGTCCTACCTCCTTCCTGTCTACCTACTGAACTAAGTCCTCAGGGACAAGAAGTGTAGACATAACTATCTCACTGACTGTGACTGTTGGGCAGAGTCCAACCACAGTTGTCTTTCTCAACCACAGTTGTCTTCCTCTGTTGTCTCAGTTGTCTTTCTACTGCTAAGCTGACATAGGAGAGAAAAAAGAAGAGAAAGTTGCCAATGTGGAACTGGGAGACAGATCAGTGATAGGATGAAATGAATCCCCCTCTGGGAGTCTTGACACATGCAGACGGAGAACCCCATGAGAGCAGATTTAAACAAAATAAAATCTTATTGATTTCTGTTCTCAATCAATAGTTTTTGGTGAATATCATGAAGTTAAAATCACATCTGTAGCATTGACAACGCCTACCAGGCTATATTACGTGTCTAAATGCAGTTGCAAAACATGATCACGATTAGTAGAGGCAACTCAGTCATAATGTTTCTGCTCTAGCCAACTGTTGTCATTAAATGGCTCAAGCATAAATCTAGTGGCAGCCAGGCTAGTTCAGTCATTGGCTGTTTCTGAATACCCGCGCTTGCGTTTTAAATACTATGCGAAAATAGAACGTTTCATAGTAtgtgaaatgtaaatgttttagctTTCATTTAATGGCaggatgtacactgctcaaaaataaagggaacacttaaacaacacaatgtaactccaagtcaatcacacttctgtgaaatcaaactgtccacttaggaagcaacaccgattgacaataaatttcacatgctgttgtgcaaatggaatagacaaaaagtggaaattataggcaattagcaagacaccccccaaaacaggagtgattctgcaggtggtgaccacagaccacttctcagttcctatgcttcctggctgatgttttggtcacttttgaatgctggcagtgctctcactctagtggtagcatgagacggagtctacaacccacacaagtggctcaggtagtgcagttcatccaggatggcacatcaatgcgaactgtggcaaaaaggtttgctgtgtctgtcagcgtagtgtccagagcatgcaggcgctaccaggagataggccagtacatcaggagacgtgaaggaggccgtaggagggcaacaacccagcagcaggaccggtacctccgcctttgtgcaaggaggtgcactgccagagccctgcaaaatgacctccagcaggccacaaatgtgcatgtgtctgctcaaacggtcagaaacagactctatGAGGGTGgtgtgagggcccgacgtccacaggtgggggttgtgcttacagcccaacaccgtgcaggacgtttagcatttgccagagaacaccaagattggcaaattcgccactggcgccctgtgctcttcacagatgaaagcaggttcacactgagcacatgtgacagatgtgacagagtctttagacgccgtggagaacgttctgctgcctgtaacatcctccagcatgaccggtttggcgatgggtcagtcatggtgtggggtggcatttctttgtggggccgcacagccctccatgtgctcgccagaggtagcctgactgccattaggtaccgagatgagatcctcagaccccttgtgagaccatatgctgacacatgcacatttgtggcctgctggaggtcattttgcagggctctggcagtgcacctccttgcactaaggcggaggtaccggtcctgctgctgggttgttgccctcctacggcctccttcacgtctcctgatgtactggcctatctcctggtagcgcctgcatgctctggacactacgctgacagacacagcaaacctttttgccacagttcgcattgatgtgccatcctggatgaactgcactacctgagccacttgtgtgggttgtagactccatctcatgctaccactagagtgagagcaccgccagcattcaaaagtgaccaaaacatcagccaggaagcataggaactgagaagtggtctgtggtcaccacctgcagaatcactcctgttttggggggtgtcttgctaattgcctataatttccactttttgtctattccatttgcacaacagcatgtgaaatttattgtcaaccggtgttgcttcctaagtgtacagtttgatttcacagaagtgtgattgacttggagttacattgtgttgtttaagtgttccctttatttttttgagcagtgtatattcgctttggcttttcatctagtagaattcattgcacactattgaggaagaTAATTGCCTTGTTTGTTATGACAAACCAGGAGAACCTCACTCTTAAGACTTTCTGATCGTAGGGTTGAAACTGCAAAATGTACTAAATGTTTTTGGATGCTTCGTAAAGGATGTGACCAGTGTTTGTTGTTGCCTTTATTTTAAACTATTCATGGGGGGTTCAATTTACTGTGAATAAAAAATACTGGGAAAAGTGTTGACACCAACCCTGACAATGAAATCATTGAGGCAATTTTGTTTTTTAATATTATTTAAATGCAAAAAATATTTGCTGTATGATGTAAATGAAATTCAATCTGTGTTGTAATGCATATAAAAATCTAGATCCTTTCTCCCACTCAGTTGAAATGTTTTGATGTAAAAGCTTTACATAAATGTATATATTGCATTGATGTTCTGATATAAATTCAACAATATTTCCTAGCCTAAAAATAATCTGTTTTGTGTTTATTCATCTGTGGTCATTTGAGTCAGGTGCTTGGCATTGAGCCAGAGTTAAAGGTGCAGTGAATGATAGGGATTTGGTTTACCTTAAATTGGTAGTTGGAATGTATATATAAACTGTATAAACTCAGTCCTTGTGTGTTTGTCTGCATGGACTGTGTACTCATGTTGTGTAATTGTAGTCCTCTCCACAGGCCTTTATCAAATtactatttttgttatttttaccTGGTGCTGGCTCGTCTTCCTCCTAGGTGTCCTGGTTCTAGTCGGATCATCTGATTGGATACAGCAGTCATAGCCAAACTAGTAGGGGGTTACATTGTTACTGTGCTCCCACTGCTCAGGACTGCAGTCTCATGGCCTGGAAACACGAGAAATGTTGTTGGGGTGTTTGACATGGCTAACTGTAATTCTACACACATATACAGCAAGCTATGGAAGCATTACCTAGTCCATGATGTTGCATCAACTGAtgtccagagggaggagagaggaactgCTACTGAGCCACTCCAGACCAGAATCAGACATGTTATCACAGTAAAAggctctgcatggtcaatccaACTTCTGCATTGGACATACAGCATTTACTGCGATCCGGCCTCCGCAGAAGTCAGAGCAAACACACTTTTTGCACttcgcagagctgttgtgaaggaagttgtcaaggaagtgagtttgtttaTACAGGATctcccgcccccacctaccgtcaaccaatcaatGCGGAGCTATATGGAGCATATGCATTATTACAAGATTTGGGAGGCGCATGGCAATGCAGTACGGAGCTCAATTTGGCTTCTGCAAGCCTCCAGAGGCTACACAATTGCGTCAAACCCTCCACGAGGAGCCTCCGGATTACATTTTCGGAGCAAGCATAAGTTGGCTTTGAGACACTCAGGTGGTTCAGGTCACTGCAACTGGTACAAACACATCATGCCAGTCAGTCAATGCGTGTACAGTACATGTGTGTGTAATATGTGTGTTTATTTTGTTTGTATAACCTTACTTTGAGCCACCCTCGTGATAGATCAGTTGATGTGGCTGCAGTTGCTCAGATTCAGCTCCCTCAGTTTAGCGGCAGAGAGCCCTTAAGTCAGGTATCACTGCCCCTATTATTCACCCTGCAACAAGCatgcactcatacacacacacactgtcaggtgACGCAACCGGATGTTATCTAAAGTAGAgagacagtacacacacacaaacacctactGCAGTGTGAGATGTTGAGGTAGACCAGGTTTTGGAGGGCGCCCATAGACTTGACTGGCGTCAGTCATTCTGGGGCAGTCAGCAGCATGGAGTGTAGCGAGGCCTGGAGAGCTACGACACAGAGCTCTGACTGCTACCTACAGGAACACACAGATATACTGTCAGAACAACACACACCATAACAAACTATGTGTGTTGATAATGCCCCTGAACCATCTGTCTTGACTAATCACATTTTCAGAAACAATCTGACCATCTC of Salvelinus fontinalis isolate EN_2023a chromosome 12, ASM2944872v1, whole genome shotgun sequence contains these proteins:
- the fam185a gene encoding protein FAM185A, encoding MFCCSANQRISLGLLRWRSLAACPNNLQDSSLLILKAFSTSPCSSTKKEASKPLKQWTLVVNPFSKVRVQLQCHISVRPLDPHVFPEANRAFITIHGTSADQAVQLDNFQVHYDDQNKELYILSEVKNSNVSVELTAPIKSDLYITTQGEGDVHVQKMECDTCRVQTERGNCVLHSVKGHQVQVQSQGGNVTGVGTIHGNVDISTSGHSAVNMKKIQGTTMNVSTEHGPLKVKAIYAESTTISSSSGRIQLGHIHGDATVRNETGDIIVDGSNNGYLKVLSNSGNIDAYVGDSGSAKVHSQQGAVSVRVHPSIRAGVQLCGTSVEISPEIVLQQAERDSKDSMTTVTGHMNGQPQGDQWIRAQADRGSITLKAQNWFESLKLGS